Genomic segment of Umezawaea sp. Da 62-37:
CACGACCACTCCGGGCAGCCGGTGGGCGTCACCTGGGGTGTCCGAAGTGGACAGGTGGACGATCACGCCGTCCGCGACGTCGATCAGCACGCCGGGGACGACGCCCTCGGGCAGCCAGGCCTGTTCGCACCAGTAGCTCGTCACGTCGCCAGGTGCTCCAACGTCGTCGCCAGCGCCACGACGCCTGCCGCGCAGTCGTCGGCTTCCGCGAACTCCTCCGGCGAGTGGCTGACGCCGGTGGGGTTGCGCACGAACAGCATCGCGGTCCGGACGTGCGCGGCGAGGACGCCCGCGTCGTGCCCGGCACCGGTCGGCAGCGCGGGCACACCGCCCAAAGCACCGGCGATGTCGTCGCGCAGAGCGGCGTCGAAGTGCACCGTGTCGCCGTACGACTCCTCGGTCACCGTGACCTCGCAGCCCTCCTCACGTGCGGCTTCCTCGGCCGCCGCGGTGATCTCGGCGACGACCTCGCGCGTCCGCGGGTCCTCCTCGGCGCGGGCGTCCAGCCAGACGTCGACCGAGGACGCGATCACGTTGGTGCCGCCCGGAGTCGGTACCAGCCGTCCCACGGTCGCGCGCGCGCCACCGGTGGCCGCCCGACGTGCCGCAAGCACCATCCGCGAAGCGGGCAGCATCGGGTCTCGGCGGTCCTCGATCAGCGTCGCGCCCGCGTGGTTCCCCTCTCCGACGAAGCTGAACCGCCACCGGCCGTGCGCCAGGATCGACGAGGCCACGCCGACCGGCACGGTCAACCCGCGTCCCTGTTCGACGTGCAGTTCCACGAAGTCGCCGATCATCGACAGCGCCCGCTCGTCGCGGCCCATCCGCAACGGGTCGAAGCCCGCCTTGTGCGCGGCCTCGCCGAACGTGACGCCGTCGGGGTCGGTCAACGACGCCGCGGCCTGCGCGGAGATGGCGCCGGTCATCAGCCGCGACCCGAGGCAGGCGACGCCGAACCGGCCGCCCTCCTCCTCGACGAACACGACGATCGCGAACGGCCGGGTGGGGATGAACCCCTTGGCCCGCAACACGTCCACGGCCTGCAACGCCGACACCACGCCCAACGGCCCGTCGAACGCGCCGCCGCCGGGCACGGAGTCCAGGTGGCTGCCCGTGACGACCGCGTCGCGCCCCGGCTTCCCCCACCACGCCCACATGTTGCCGTTGCGGTCGGCCCGCACGTCGAGTCCGCGCTTCTCCGCCTCGGCGGTGAACCACCGGCGCAGCTCCAGTTCCGCGGGCGCGAACCCGTGGCGGGAGTAGCCGCCGCGCTTGGCGTCCCGGCCGACATCCGCGATGTCGGCGAGCAGGTCACTCATGGGTGGCCATGGGGATGCGCACGCCCCGCTCGTCGGCGACCTCGGAGGCCCGGTCGTAACCCGCGTCGACGTGCCGCAGCACGCCCATACCGGGGTCGTTCGTCAGCACGCGCTCGATCTTCTGCGCCGCCAACGCCGTGCCGTCGGCCACCGTCACCTGCCCGGCGTGGATCGACCGGCCGATGCCGACACCACCGCCGTGGTGGATGGACACCCACGTGGCGCCGGAAGCCGTGTTGACCATGGCGTTGAGCAGCGGCCAGTCCGCGATGGCGTCGGAGCCGTCGGCCATCGCCTCGGTCTCCCGGTACGGCGAGGCGACCGAGCCGCAGTCGAGGTGGTCGCGGCCGATGACGATCGGCGCGGACAGCTCGCCGCTGGCGACCATCTCGTTGAACTTCAGGCCCGCCAGGTGGCGTTCGCCGTAGCCGAGCCAGCAGATCCGGGCGGGCAGGCCCTGGAACTCGACGCGCTCACCGGCCATCTTGATCCAGCGGGCGAGCTTCTCGTTGTCCGGGAACAGCTCCAGGATCGCCTTGTCGGTCTTGGCGATGTCGGCCGGGTCGCCGGACAGCGCGGCCCAGCGGAACGGGCCCCTGCCCTCGCAGAACAGCGGGCGGATGTAGGCGGGCACGAAACCGGGGAAGTCGAACGCCCGCTCGCAGCCGCCGGTCTTGGCCTCGCCGCGGATCGAGTTGCCGTAGTCGAACACCTCCGCGCCGCGGTCCAGGAACCCCACCATGGCCTCGACGTGCGCGGCCATCGACGTGCGGGCGCGGTCGGTGAACTCCTCCGGCTTGGTGGCCGCGTAGTCCTGCCAGTCCTCCAGGGCCACCCCGACCGGCAGGTACGCCAGCGGGTCGTGCGCGGAGGTCTGGTCGGTGACGATGTCCACGTCCACGTTGCGGCGCAACAACTCCGGCAGCACCTCGGCCGCGTTGCCCACGACACCGACGGACAGCGGCGTCCCCGAAGCCTTGGCCGCCAACACCCGCGCGATGG
This window contains:
- a CDS encoding allantoate amidohydrolase, which produces MSDLLADIADVGRDAKRGGYSRHGFAPAELELRRWFTAEAEKRGLDVRADRNGNMWAWWGKPGRDAVVTGSHLDSVPGGGAFDGPLGVVSALQAVDVLRAKGFIPTRPFAIVVFVEEEGGRFGVACLGSRLMTGAISAQAAASLTDPDGVTFGEAAHKAGFDPLRMGRDERALSMIGDFVELHVEQGRGLTVPVGVASSILAHGRWRFSFVGEGNHAGATLIEDRRDPMLPASRMVLAARRAATGGARATVGRLVPTPGGTNVIASSVDVWLDARAEEDPRTREVVAEITAAAEEAAREEGCEVTVTEESYGDTVHFDAALRDDIAGALGGVPALPTGAGHDAGVLAAHVRTAMLFVRNPTGVSHSPEEFAEADDCAAGVVALATTLEHLAT
- the hutU gene encoding urocanate hydratase, with the protein product MSPEIRAARGLELTARSWSTEAALRMFHNNLDPDVAERPEDLVVYGGTGKAARDWPSFHAITRELENLADDETLLVQSGRPVGVMRTHEWAPRVLIANSNLVPDWANWPEFRRLEAAGLTMYGQMTAGSWIYIGTQGILQGTYETFGAVADKRFNGTLRGTLTVTAGLGGMGGAQPLAVTMNEGVALCVDVDPHRVRRRLETRYLDEIADDLDDAIARVLAAKASGTPLSVGVVGNAAEVLPELLRRNVDVDIVTDQTSAHDPLAYLPVGVALEDWQDYAATKPEEFTDRARTSMAAHVEAMVGFLDRGAEVFDYGNSIRGEAKTGGCERAFDFPGFVPAYIRPLFCEGRGPFRWAALSGDPADIAKTDKAILELFPDNEKLARWIKMAGERVEFQGLPARICWLGYGERHLAGLKFNEMVASGELSAPIVIGRDHLDCGSVASPYRETEAMADGSDAIADWPLLNAMVNTASGATWVSIHHGGGVGIGRSIHAGQVTVADGTALAAQKIERVLTNDPGMGVLRHVDAGYDRASEVADERGVRIPMATHE